Proteins co-encoded in one Quercus robur chromosome 8, dhQueRobu3.1, whole genome shotgun sequence genomic window:
- the LOC126697744 gene encoding probable 1-aminocyclopropane-1-carboxylate oxidase: MTSSTHKHQPHQLPNMYGAAAPPPTPSAQPNIPLPTSDAADALSILLHRLPSPTLTLPTRRSPPATCPPTLSLNNNTTTAPTLLDDLLSASSQLGFFQLTDHSLPSQLARSAESDSLALFDLPKDKKESSFPKNWPFGYEGADEDDDEERGESFRLDSSCSTESTESASLDSLREFTLAMEKLGVRIVELLCSAVGFENPIREDPTRFCSLMWITEGVPGNKPVLSGGFYPYIVGLQYQIRCQKYSLLADSGWVSVSPQVDSVMVTLGDIAHVWSNGKLKKVRGKPVAHLGDTNNTRCISMSLLVTLPTDSTISPLLPKLVGSNDDEIEKDEEQSDGSSGEREERLFNSFSFEDYAWRVYHERILFKDPLDRYRI, translated from the exons ATGACCTCCTCAACTCACAAACATCAACCACATCAATTACCAAACATGTACGGCGCCGCAGCCCCGCCGCCTACGCCCTCGGCGCAGCCTAACATTCCCCTGCCCACGTCAGACGCCGCCGACGCACTCTCCATTCTCCTCCACCGTCTCCCCTCCCCCACCCTCACTCTCCCCACGCGCCGCTCACCCCCCGCCACGTGCCCTCCCACTCTCTCTCTGAATAACAACACTACTACAGCTCCTACTCTACTCGATGACCTGCTCTCCGCCTCGTCGCAACTCGGGTTCTTCCAACTCACCGATCATTCCCTCCCTTCCCAACTCGCTCGCTCGGCCGAGTCTGACTCGCTCGCTCTCTTTGACCTTCCTAAGGACAAGAAAGAATCGTCGTTTCCCAAGAACTGGCCTTTCGGCTACGAAGGTGCCGACGAGGACGACGACGAAGAACGCGGCGAGTCGTTCCGGTTGGACTCGTCGTGTTCGACTGAGTCAACCGAGTCGGCTTCGTTGGACTCGTTGCGCGAGTTCACTCTTGCTATGGAGAAGCTCGGGGTGAGGATCGTTGAACTGCTTTGTAGTGCAGTTGGGTTTGAGAATCCTATAAGGGAGGATCCGACCCGGTTTTGTTCACTTATGTGGATTACTGAAGGTGTACCCGGTAATAAACCGGTGTTATCGGGTGGGTTTTACCCGTATATTGTGGGTCTACAGTATCAAATCAGGTGCCAGAAGTATTCACTGTTGGCGGATTCGGGTTGGGTTTCTGTATCGCCCCAAGTGGACTCGGTTATGGTAACGCTTGGTGACATTGCTCAT GTGTGGAGCAATGGCAAGTTAAAGAAAGTGAGAGGGAAACCAGTGGCACATTTGGGAGATACCAACAACACTCGCTGCATATCAATGTCTCTGTTGGTCACTCTTCCTACAGACAGTACAATTTCTCCTCTCCTACCCAAGCTAGTTGGTAGCAATGATGATGAAATCgaaaaagatgaagaacaaAGTGATGGTAGCTCGGGCGAGCGGGAAGAGAGATTGTTCAACTCCTTTTCTTTCGAGGATTATGCATGGAGAGTTTATCATGAACGCATCCTCTTCAAAGACCCGCTTGATAGATATCGTATTTAG